A window of the Parabacteroides merdae ATCC 43184 genome harbors these coding sequences:
- a CDS encoding fimbrial protein: MKLSNIFLSTLAVLLCCTACSKDEESFKGKDADASLSIAVKAAGSAVTKGFHPNDENELAGEAKVNNLSVLVFDESGAQLIGYGWQATNSEGEASILNVPAMTMRAQIVIVSNTPENSLAGVTSYSDFESKLAQLADQSQSNLVMSSPVITTQAPLVKGDNYLGYASMGSENINGIAEPVEITRLAARLDLVNVKTDFTKTLLRNRTVRVEEVTILNQSTASRFFSRDYWGVVMATGHLGNSDATALNRDIANGSPINDTPYVHYVMENDGSEAPTEIQVRATLLETDTYEAETKIFTAVINRNGLDRGYNHNYVKRNYVYRLNVTFGDTSFDGDHEKDPNIPIPPRPTTGDLDVQVEVVNWGQVSQDVEI; this comes from the coding sequence ATGAAACTATCAAACATATTCCTCTCGACCCTGGCAGTACTCCTATGCTGTACTGCCTGCTCCAAGGATGAAGAATCATTTAAGGGGAAGGATGCGGATGCTTCGTTGAGCATTGCGGTCAAGGCGGCGGGGTCGGCCGTAACGAAAGGGTTTCACCCGAATGATGAGAATGAGTTGGCCGGAGAGGCCAAAGTAAATAACCTTTCGGTGCTCGTTTTCGACGAAAGCGGTGCACAACTGATTGGCTATGGCTGGCAGGCAACCAACTCGGAAGGCGAGGCCTCTATCCTGAACGTGCCTGCTATGACCATGCGGGCGCAGATCGTGATCGTTTCCAATACGCCGGAAAATTCGCTTGCCGGTGTTACGAGCTATTCCGATTTCGAATCCAAGCTGGCACAACTTGCCGACCAGTCTCAGAGCAACCTGGTCATGAGCAGTCCGGTTATTACGACCCAAGCGCCTCTTGTCAAGGGAGACAACTATCTGGGATACGCATCGATGGGCAGTGAAAATATCAACGGTATCGCCGAACCAGTCGAAATCACTCGTCTTGCCGCCCGTCTCGACTTGGTCAATGTCAAGACCGATTTTACAAAAACACTTCTGCGCAATCGTACAGTGAGAGTGGAAGAGGTCACGATATTGAACCAGAGTACGGCTTCACGTTTTTTCAGCCGTGATTATTGGGGAGTGGTGATGGCAACCGGACACCTCGGCAACAGCGATGCGACAGCATTGAACCGCGATATCGCCAACGGTTCTCCGATAAACGACACACCTTATGTGCACTACGTGATGGAAAACGATGGCTCTGAAGCCCCGACAGAAATACAGGTCAGAGCAACTTTGCTTGAAACGGACACGTATGAGGCGGAAACAAAAATATTCACCGCCGTAATCAACCGGAACGGTCTGGACAGAGGATATAATCACAACTACGTTAAACGCAACTATGTATATCGCCTGAATGTCACCTTCGGAGATACCAGCTTCGATGGCGACCACGAAAAAGATCCCAATATACCGATTCCGCCACGGCCGACTACCGGAGACCTGGATGTACAAGTCGAAGTGGTCAATTGGGGACAAGTGAGCCAGGATGTTGAAATCTGA
- a CDS encoding FimB/Mfa2 family fimbrial subunit, with protein MKSILTKKVLFLALVAVTVFATGCIKEDLDECYKLTLKVVNHKGDDITALSVVSEAKLFIYDNNSKLLDTRDLNDAFIRGKETIELNYPESSKLHLIAWGNLKGHQDVNEATKAEDFAVSLKSEGEIAQSPDSIFFGDIDVTVRGNGVAGGNQEIVLEPKTGTVEMRTLNLQYALTARGLRATDECDFYMDRTLNTIDYKGELTGDSVYYNPEADWKDSEWETTGPQALYLGQNMTGSIQVGNDRYEVKEGTFDDGTTGPIEIHPFQRTLVLFAWGEDGAFLGARIKVTPWGVVDDDIEW; from the coding sequence ATGAAATCAATATTGACAAAAAAGGTTTTATTTCTGGCACTTGTCGCAGTTACGGTCTTTGCCACCGGCTGTATCAAGGAAGACTTGGACGAGTGCTATAAGCTGACACTAAAGGTCGTGAACCACAAAGGTGATGATATCACGGCTTTGAGCGTTGTTTCGGAAGCCAAGCTCTTTATCTACGATAACAACTCGAAGCTGCTTGATACGCGCGATCTCAACGATGCCTTTATCAGAGGCAAAGAAACCATTGAGTTGAACTATCCCGAAAGTTCGAAACTGCACCTGATCGCATGGGGAAACCTCAAAGGACATCAGGACGTGAACGAGGCCACCAAGGCCGAAGACTTCGCCGTTTCTCTGAAGAGCGAAGGCGAGATCGCACAATCTCCCGACAGCATCTTTTTCGGCGATATCGATGTGACAGTACGCGGGAACGGTGTGGCTGGCGGAAACCAGGAAATCGTGCTCGAACCCAAAACCGGAACGGTCGAGATGAGAACGCTTAACCTTCAATATGCCCTGACGGCAAGAGGGCTGCGTGCGACCGATGAATGCGATTTCTATATGGACCGCACCTTGAACACGATCGACTATAAGGGCGAGTTGACCGGCGACAGCGTCTACTACAACCCCGAAGCCGACTGGAAAGACTCCGAATGGGAAACGACAGGACCGCAGGCGCTCTATTTAGGTCAGAATATGACCGGAAGCATACAGGTCGGTAACGACCGTTACGAAGTGAAGGAAGGAACTTTCGACGACGGTACGACAGGCCCGATCGAAATCCATCCGTTCCAGCGTACATTGGTACTATTCGCATGGGGCGAAGACGGCGCCTTCTTAGGCGCAAGGATCAAAGTGACTCCTTGGGGTGTTGTCGATGATGATATTGAATGGTAA
- a CDS encoding fimbrial protein, producing MKLKSYFLLSIVVGMTFACSSDENVPEVEVFTPDATLSLAAVADGKSLTKAGEGEGENIDQEDAINSLHVMVFYADGNLQIDKVVAINRVEDLDVQSGAVKILVLANAGTREKQFGTLKEALVYQRALDNENENNGYSMSSRLIEATLDEGKHNIFGEIKDFSGHMPNVSKDGNNIKLTRHIAQINLKSVSVKSDNGKASFVIDSVFMANVKGYSLMAANSTEEWGMVESKGAPEGNFLWWYGQYENEYWNGEYKTIEDGLLKADLLGFNANKRKVTSSSPWKPETGQLACGKSFIVYENMVDAVKPGQRTLLVLKGTYTDDNGRVEENRFYTIPVNAMGTMTNAEGGTPDHSYVKRNYRYNISLTINSSGSDRPYDPVTEACMDVAVTVADWDVIEQNEDLD from the coding sequence ATGAAATTGAAGAGTTATTTTCTTTTGAGTATAGTGGTAGGGATGACATTTGCGTGTTCATCAGACGAGAACGTCCCGGAGGTGGAGGTTTTTACTCCGGATGCAACTTTGTCTTTGGCTGCTGTTGCAGATGGGAAAAGCTTGACTAAAGCCGGTGAAGGAGAGGGGGAAAATATTGATCAGGAAGATGCTATTAATAGTTTGCATGTGATGGTTTTTTATGCTGATGGAAACTTGCAAATTGATAAAGTGGTTGCAATCAATAGAGTGGAGGATTTGGATGTACAAAGCGGTGCTGTCAAAATTCTTGTATTAGCAAATGCTGGAACGCGGGAAAAACAATTTGGCACATTAAAGGAAGCATTAGTATATCAGAGGGCATTAGATAATGAGAATGAAAATAACGGATACTCTATGAGCAGTCGGTTAATCGAGGCTACGTTAGATGAGGGAAAGCATAATATTTTTGGTGAAATAAAAGATTTCTCCGGTCATATGCCGAATGTATCAAAGGACGGAAATAATATTAAACTGACACGCCACATTGCCCAAATCAACTTGAAATCAGTTTCTGTGAAATCTGATAATGGAAAAGCTTCTTTCGTCATTGACTCTGTCTTTATGGCAAATGTGAAAGGCTATTCTTTGATGGCGGCCAATTCCACTGAAGAATGGGGGATGGTGGAGAGCAAAGGAGCACCGGAAGGTAATTTCTTATGGTGGTACGGCCAATATGAAAATGAATATTGGAATGGTGAATACAAGACGATTGAGGATGGTTTGTTGAAGGCTGATTTGTTAGGCTTTAATGCTAATAAACGGAAAGTGACCTCTTCCTCTCCTTGGAAACCAGAAACAGGCCAACTCGCTTGTGGCAAATCATTTATCGTATATGAAAATATGGTTGATGCCGTCAAGCCCGGACAACGTACTTTGTTAGTGTTGAAGGGCACTTATACAGATGATAACGGCAGAGTAGAAGAGAACCGTTTTTATACGATCCCTGTCAATGCAATGGGGACGATGACAAATGCTGAAGGTGGTACACCTGACCACTCTTACGTCAAACGCAACTACCGTTACAACATCTCCCTCACCATTAATAGCAGTGGTTCCGACCGGCCGTATGATCCGGTGACTGAGGCTTGTATGGATGTGGCTGTTACGGTGGCTGACTGGGATGTGATCGAGCAAAATGAAGATTTGGATTAA
- a CDS encoding fimbrial protein: MKLRNLMYATMIACAFASCSNDDVPTPDNGNPDAQGGTSLTVKFDKAADTKASGDITSLSMLVFNADGKLEVVGTKVNTPAVEGGNDAVAHAELTAGVKEVALIANYTVPTNLIGETKEEVFTALNKTFDSELEVGAALTMNSKIYTGVVVAAEKKNVFGFTTEPTGYVNVEGLSDNDLKKPVKLYRNVAKVVLNKISAKVTTDENKPKYSDPQLDLKEIFILQGHKKTNLMGEDWKEYGSTNVENEWYSAYEHTTDWLNKDDKYTLVDNPTVPDGTPSWIKTTITGTVTTSNAYETVNSFYVYENTNLTNRTLLVVKGDFSYKINDTDRKTESDRYYTIALGENFQVSAGESNVASELLTLRGVTGNDGKYNGLYRNLQYDLTLTVTGPGYQTPGGGGDPTTLDVQCVVVPFGYVSQDVEI, translated from the coding sequence ATGAAACTAAGAAATTTAATGTATGCAACAATGATTGCATGTGCTTTCGCTTCGTGTTCGAATGATGATGTGCCGACTCCGGATAACGGTAATCCTGATGCGCAGGGTGGGACAAGTTTGACCGTGAAGTTTGACAAAGCAGCTGATACAAAAGCATCTGGTGATATTACGTCTTTATCCATGTTGGTTTTTAATGCAGATGGCAAACTGGAAGTTGTCGGAACTAAAGTAAATACACCTGCTGTGGAAGGGGGAAATGATGCCGTTGCTCATGCTGAATTGACTGCTGGTGTTAAAGAGGTGGCTTTGATTGCCAATTATACAGTACCAACAAATTTGATAGGAGAAACAAAAGAGGAGGTTTTTACTGCTTTAAATAAAACGTTTGATTCTGAATTGGAAGTTGGTGCAGCTCTTACAATGAACAGTAAAATCTATACTGGTGTGGTTGTTGCTGCTGAAAAGAAGAATGTATTTGGTTTCACAACTGAGCCTACTGGTTATGTAAATGTAGAAGGCTTGTCTGACAATGATTTGAAAAAACCGGTGAAATTGTATCGTAACGTGGCTAAAGTTGTGTTGAATAAAATTTCTGCGAAAGTGACAACTGATGAAAATAAGCCTAAATATTCAGATCCTCAGTTGGATCTTAAAGAAATCTTTATTCTTCAGGGACATAAGAAAACTAATTTGATGGGTGAGGACTGGAAAGAATATGGATCTACAAATGTAGAAAATGAATGGTATAGTGCTTATGAGCATACGACTGATTGGCTTAACAAGGATGACAAGTATACGCTTGTTGATAATCCTACTGTCCCAGATGGGACTCCGTCTTGGATTAAAACAACTATCACTGGTACAGTTACAACTTCAAATGCTTATGAGACAGTAAACAGTTTTTATGTGTATGAAAATACAAATTTAACCAATAGAACACTGTTGGTTGTGAAAGGTGACTTCTCTTATAAAATCAATGATACTGATCGTAAAACAGAGAGCGATCGTTATTACACAATCGCTTTAGGTGAAAATTTCCAAGTGTCAGCTGGTGAAAGCAATGTCGCTTCTGAGCTTTTGACTCTGCGTGGAGTAACAGGAAATGATGGCAAATACAATGGTTTGTATCGTAACTTGCAGTATGATTTGACTTTGACAGTTACAGGACCGGGCTATCAGACTCCTGGTGGTGGTGGCGATCCTACAACGCTGGATGTACAGTGCGTGGTTGTTCCTTTCGGGTATGTTAGTCAAGATGTTGAAATCTAA
- a CDS encoding fimbrial protein, with translation MKLRNLFLASLAVCTMASCSKDDDGISGPQEVDAYLSFASTTDVMTKASTEGDADAGNGKEAKIQSLTAYVFDEAGKYVISKHVSLEGSGTVGEDYNVTGEGENQSITSIKAIHVKVAKPTTEGGNSSTTFKVVLLANTEHYNDVTKLVDLEGKTTKDIRSLNAVGVGKSYLPMHSPELTVGGLKPSSDTEHFINWYNGASSCTPEKVTAKDDHTGSIPAAGATKVIMTRSIARVQLVSLKADFSALESDGKTIRFDVTSVFLANVRANASVMGEENTGASFYRGAPESFDEHQFLIALNSTVDEALVATYSDRSLTTAGNALTGWDFDKYINANSPESIMGIPFTANGDGSYSKEEGGAYQTRLIIAGNYYDGNQSKGTRYFHIPLKLVGDAGNVASNKFFKVSATITGEGSPNPDEILENACINFSIEVAPWNVVEQTEDDTN, from the coding sequence ATGAAATTAAGAAATTTATTTTTAGCCTCTTTGGCAGTTTGCACAATGGCATCCTGCTCAAAAGACGATGACGGAATATCCGGCCCGCAGGAGGTAGACGCTTATCTCTCTTTCGCCTCCACAACCGATGTCATGACGAAGGCATCGACCGAAGGTGACGCTGATGCCGGCAACGGCAAAGAAGCCAAGATCCAGTCTTTGACGGCTTATGTCTTTGACGAAGCCGGAAAGTATGTGATCAGTAAGCATGTCAGTTTGGAAGGTTCCGGTACGGTAGGTGAGGACTATAATGTTACTGGAGAAGGCGAAAATCAGTCCATCACCTCAATCAAGGCTATCCATGTGAAAGTGGCAAAACCGACTACAGAAGGGGGAAATTCTTCTACAACCTTTAAAGTTGTTTTGTTGGCCAATACGGAGCATTATAATGATGTTACCAAGTTAGTGGATTTGGAGGGAAAGACAACGAAAGACATCAGATCATTAAATGCTGTAGGAGTAGGAAAATCTTATTTGCCAATGCACAGTCCAGAGTTGACTGTTGGAGGTTTAAAGCCTTCTTCCGACACGGAACATTTCATAAATTGGTATAATGGTGCTTCTTCTTGTACACCGGAAAAAGTAACAGCAAAGGACGATCATACAGGAAGTATTCCAGCTGCAGGTGCGACTAAAGTAATAATGACTCGCTCCATCGCGCGTGTGCAATTGGTTTCTTTGAAGGCTGACTTCAGCGCATTGGAATCTGATGGTAAAACGATAAGATTTGATGTTACGTCTGTGTTCTTGGCCAATGTCCGTGCTAACGCATCGGTTATGGGCGAAGAAAATACGGGAGCCAGTTTCTACAGAGGAGCCCCTGAATCGTTTGATGAACATCAGTTTTTGATTGCATTGAATAGTACTGTAGATGAAGCATTGGTGGCTACATATTCCGACAGGTCATTGACTACGGCTGGAAACGCTTTGACAGGATGGGATTTTGACAAATATATCAATGCAAATAGCCCGGAAAGCATTATGGGTATTCCATTCACTGCTAATGGTGATGGGTCTTATTCGAAAGAAGAGGGTGGCGCTTACCAGACCCGTTTGATTATTGCCGGCAACTATTATGATGGGAATCAAAGTAAAGGAACAAGATACTTCCATATCCCTTTGAAGTTGGTTGGTGATGCCGGTAATGTTGCAAGCAACAAGTTTTTCAAGGTCTCGGCAACTATCACCGGTGAAGGTAGCCCGAATCCGGATGAAATCTTGGAAAATGCTTGTATCAATTTCAGTATTGAAGTGGCACCGTGGAATGTGGTCGAGCAAACAGAAGATGATACGAATTAA
- a CDS encoding response regulator has product MKKKSLFKRVSGVLTGVFFSTSFILAANENGQLFGSETLIVVVALLLLFVPLFLYVRKLHSNMNDRSDRIIKENAALESLNKEISSRNEEVNTRNEELDSRNKSLEGQIEQQEERYRVLREQNDDLAKANSDLVRKNNELELVISTLNNNKKELEQLIVTKIKENDMIQREAADKLAEAEKRLKDAESINDNFFIETIHEMRTPLSLVLGSLALVVQNDDPEKDMSTQLLSAYRNTLAMQDLADQLIGTHRSNDVANYLRIARYDMVEIARQICDIFVDWVAMNNIDFRINTQTPALWVWMDRRKMEFALRMLLSNAFKNTFVYGKVTLDISVVNENGKAYSALVVTDEGLDEDESTRRGLKQIMDMADAIGGMYRSESDKNGTSYIIMIPLGKQHLLDRRVEFVEPESDLVKLNARQKEEIAELIHVIPQKKETGKKLLVIDDSDQIRWFLKHVFNKEYQILEARNGQDGINVALKEEPDLILCDVMMPVKDGYETCREIKNDPKMAQTPVVMLTAKVESEDVITGIEAGADDYITKPFDVEILRSKINSLMKKRDDMKRYFSNSSAASHNEENTLSTNPFMDAVVKNIEKHLDDSTFEAKVLADSLNMSLPTLYRKIKQYSDLSILELTRNIRLKKAAELLASQQYSVQEVAEMVGFNDTATFRKRFTEQYGVTPSQYGIPA; this is encoded by the coding sequence ATGAAGAAAAAATCTCTGTTCAAGAGGGTGAGTGGAGTATTGACAGGTGTTTTTTTCAGTACTTCATTTATCTTGGCTGCCAATGAAAACGGACAACTATTCGGAAGTGAGACATTGATTGTGGTGGTTGCTCTACTGCTTTTATTTGTCCCCCTGTTTCTTTATGTGAGAAAATTACATTCCAATATGAATGATCGCTCGGATCGGATCATCAAGGAAAACGCCGCACTTGAAAGTTTGAATAAAGAAATCAGCTCCCGAAACGAAGAAGTGAATACCCGCAATGAAGAACTTGATTCCCGGAATAAGTCGTTGGAAGGGCAAATCGAGCAACAGGAAGAAAGATACCGGGTTTTACGGGAGCAGAATGACGATTTGGCGAAAGCCAATAGTGATTTGGTCCGGAAGAATAACGAACTGGAGTTGGTGATCTCTACATTAAACAATAACAAGAAAGAGTTGGAGCAGCTCATCGTAACCAAGATTAAGGAAAACGACATGATCCAGCGTGAGGCTGCCGACAAGCTTGCCGAAGCGGAAAAACGCCTGAAAGACGCTGAAAGCATCAACGACAACTTCTTTATCGAGACGATCCACGAAATGCGCACCCCGCTTTCCTTAGTGTTGGGTTCTCTTGCCTTGGTGGTGCAGAACGACGATCCGGAGAAAGATATGTCTACCCAGTTGCTTTCCGCTTATCGTAATACACTTGCCATGCAGGACTTGGCGGACCAGTTGATCGGTACGCACCGTTCGAACGATGTCGCCAATTATTTGCGCATCGCCCGTTACGATATGGTCGAGATTGCCCGCCAGATCTGCGATATCTTTGTCGATTGGGTAGCCATGAACAACATCGATTTCCGTATCAACACGCAGACGCCCGCCCTTTGGGTCTGGATGGACCGCCGCAAGATGGAGTTCGCTCTGCGTATGTTACTGTCGAATGCCTTCAAAAATACGTTTGTTTATGGGAAAGTGACACTCGATATATCTGTTGTAAATGAAAACGGAAAAGCCTACAGCGCACTGGTTGTGACAGACGAGGGGTTGGATGAAGACGAAAGTACACGCCGCGGCTTGAAGCAGATCATGGACATGGCTGATGCGATAGGCGGTATGTACCGAAGCGAGTCGGACAAGAACGGCACTTCCTACATAATCATGATCCCGCTTGGCAAGCAGCATCTGTTGGACCGTCGTGTCGAGTTTGTGGAACCCGAATCCGACCTGGTCAAACTGAATGCCCGCCAGAAAGAAGAGATCGCCGAACTGATCCATGTGATTCCGCAAAAGAAGGAAACCGGAAAGAAACTCCTTGTGATCGACGACAGCGACCAGATACGTTGGTTCCTGAAGCATGTCTTTAATAAGGAATACCAGATATTGGAAGCCCGCAATGGCCAGGATGGGATAAACGTCGCTTTGAAAGAAGAGCCGGACCTGATCCTTTGTGATGTCATGATGCCGGTGAAAGACGGCTACGAGACCTGCCGTGAGATCAAGAACGATCCCAAGATGGCGCAGACGCCTGTCGTGATGTTGACAGCCAAAGTCGAGAGCGAAGATGTGATTACCGGTATCGAAGCGGGTGCTGACGATTACATCACGAAACCTTTCGACGTGGAAATCCTGCGGAGCAAGATCAACAGCCTGATGAAGAAGCGCGACGATATGAAACGTTACTTCTCTAATTCTTCTGCTGCTTCGCACAATGAAGAAAACACGCTGTCGACCAACCCGTTCATGGATGCCGTTGTCAAAAACATAGAGAAACACCTCGATGACTCTACTTTTGAGGCAAAAGTGCTGGCAGACTCATTGAATATGAGTCTGCCAACCTTGTATAGGAAAATTAAACAATACTCAGATCTGAGTATCCTTGAACTGACACGCAACATAAGGCTGAAAAAAGCCGCCGAACTGCTTGCCAGCCAGCAATACTCCGTACAGGAAGTCGCCGAAATGGTGGGATTTAACGATACGGCTACATTCCGTAAACGTTTTACCGAGCAATACGGAGTTACACCTTCACAATACGGAATTCCAGCTTAA
- a CDS encoding DUF4906 domain-containing protein yields the protein MLHKNIVKLAALLWCVLTVASCTNEDFDKGNNGPDVPEGLPVTLKLNIGTPEVPVVETKSLDNGATFGAINDLAVLVYDEKGENPIVTFHDVEGENQTSVNNMTFDAKTGKHKIYVLANVGSEDAAKEYTTEQALLSKQIESQEPMGTEMMLGFVAKDMETSINLYNSGNNEVIDITGDASFAAKVVPPYSKITFKITKDLPSDKHVYLAITEVNVRHLPVKYSLLPYEKWTMDNGVSGESIISLYENKSAKPEDEVDGLATGRDFYMYENLQGENNINNDDPSLKTPVGLEVPTIGDGKIDYTEWFKKWSSVPCTYIEVKGNYTIFTSEPGVNHVGDGEINYRFFLGENSTSDFNIKRNTHYNVTLAFTGLAGKNELQYEWRVQADLENSTFYPKGTLVIDGAPSTIGIVPFYVVNNSGSAVNMTTDGYTGSDMKVFYETTESGYWTNASTATVEVKNNNYSKLGVASNYIGIIGSQGHTSIYGENNEYKNQNTNTEVKEESDNYTLRDQVANGTIYRKRDFKLNTGETIEVHEYPLLYLGDLSSGIGAAGYSAYYARRVDGGSYSVGESWLNQWETKSGKVQSVQDAKLLCNDQYGTMNIDYIQSVSGTAYIISLLPTQEDIKKIIYHEKKFQLKDEAYWTRDAGLVSGKTGERTTSRDGGYVRCVYKSKGLLK from the coding sequence ATGTTACATAAAAATATAGTAAAGCTGGCAGCCCTCCTTTGGTGTGTGCTGACAGTTGCTTCGTGTACCAACGAAGATTTCGATAAAGGCAACAACGGTCCGGATGTCCCCGAAGGTCTGCCGGTGACCTTGAAACTGAATATCGGCACCCCCGAAGTCCCGGTGGTGGAAACAAAATCCTTAGACAATGGCGCTACTTTCGGTGCGATCAATGACTTGGCGGTGTTAGTGTATGATGAGAAGGGGGAAAACCCGATCGTTACGTTTCATGATGTGGAAGGAGAGAATCAAACATCTGTAAACAATATGACTTTCGATGCCAAGACCGGCAAGCACAAGATCTATGTGTTGGCAAATGTCGGTTCTGAAGATGCTGCAAAAGAATATACAACGGAACAAGCTCTGTTATCCAAACAAATTGAATCTCAAGAACCGATGGGAACAGAAATGATGCTGGGGTTTGTCGCAAAAGATATGGAGACGAGCATAAATCTATATAACAGTGGCAATAACGAAGTGATTGATATAACAGGCGATGCTTCCTTTGCAGCAAAAGTCGTGCCGCCTTATTCAAAGATAACGTTCAAGATCACGAAGGATCTGCCGAGTGACAAACATGTTTATTTGGCCATAACAGAAGTCAATGTCCGTCATTTGCCTGTTAAATATAGTCTGCTCCCCTATGAAAAGTGGACGATGGACAATGGTGTATCGGGTGAAAGCATCATCTCTTTGTATGAAAATAAATCGGCAAAGCCGGAAGATGAAGTAGACGGATTAGCCACCGGCAGGGATTTTTATATGTATGAAAATTTGCAAGGTGAGAATAATATTAACAACGATGATCCATCATTAAAAACTCCTGTTGGTTTGGAGGTCCCGACAATAGGAGATGGCAAGATCGACTATACTGAGTGGTTTAAAAAATGGTCTTCCGTACCTTGTACTTATATAGAGGTGAAAGGGAATTACACGATTTTTACTTCTGAACCGGGTGTCAATCATGTCGGGGATGGCGAGATCAACTATCGTTTTTTCTTAGGTGAGAATAGTACATCGGATTTCAATATCAAACGCAATACTCATTATAATGTGACTTTGGCCTTTACCGGTTTGGCCGGCAAGAACGAATTGCAGTATGAATGGCGCGTACAAGCGGATCTGGAAAACTCGACGTTTTATCCGAAGGGAACATTGGTAATTGATGGGGCTCCTTCAACCATTGGCATCGTTCCTTTTTATGTGGTTAACAATAGTGGTAGTGCTGTAAACATGACTACTGATGGATACACAGGTTCTGATATGAAAGTTTTTTATGAAACTACAGAGTCTGGATATTGGACAAATGCTTCGACAGCAACTGTTGAAGTAAAGAATAATAATTATAGTAAATTGGGTGTTGCAAGTAATTATATTGGAATCATTGGAAGCCAAGGACATACAAGTATCTATGGAGAGAATAATGAATATAAGAATCAAAATACAAATACGGAAGTTAAGGAAGAAAGTGACAATTATACTTTAAGAGATCAAGTCGCTAACGGTACTATCTATAGGAAAAGAGATTTCAAATTGAATACTGGAGAAACTATTGAAGTACACGAATATCCATTGCTGTATTTAGGTGATTTGAGTAGTGGAATTGGGGCTGCTGGTTATTCTGCCTATTATGCACGAAGAGTTGATGGTGGATCTTATTCGGTTGGTGAGAGTTGGTTGAATCAGTGGGAAACAAAAAGTGGAAAAGTACAGTCTGTGCAAGATGCCAAGTTATTGTGCAATGATCAATATGGAACGATGAATATTGATTACATTCAGTCTGTTTCAGGAACTGCTTATATCATATCTCTGTTGCCAACCCAAGAGGATATTAAAAAGATTATTTACCATGAAAAGAAGTTCCAATTGAAAGATGAAGCTTATTGGACAAGAGATGCCGGTTTGGTAAGTGGAAAAACGGGTGAACGGACTACATCACGCGATGGTGGTTATGTTCGATGCGTTTATAAAAGTAAAGGTTTGCTGAAATAA